From the Perca fluviatilis chromosome 11, GENO_Pfluv_1.0, whole genome shotgun sequence genome, the window gttgtttttgaatGGAGGGCTTTTGACTGTAACGGAGTATTTTGTAgtgtggtattactacttttatttcagtaagtgatctgaatacttcttccaccactgcatacaCAACAGGAGGGGgaacaaaaatgaaatgtaGATATGTGGGTTACAAAAAAGTATCTTTTTAATGATCTTGCAGATACAATTTAAATTGTTAACTCCCTAATGTTGCTCAGACAAAGCTAGACTGTAGTTTGATGTTTTCCCCAGCCTATGATGCTTTACAAAGACCAGACCAGCTCACTGAGTAGCTGGGTTTGTCCCTGCACAGTCATAGCTTAGGGGCAACATGCCAACTTCGATCTGCTGCAGCCACCTGAGCCCTCGAGGCAAAAATGTGATCTCTGTGAAATAATCTTTgtgaaataaatatttgtgcGTTCAGGCTGCTATCTAGTCGACAAACATAACAAAACCTCTTTTTTGAGCACAGTACACCCAGTAGCACAAGTGCAGTGTGGCTGAGAGGTGTAGAGTGTCCCTGGCTCAGCTCTGCTGCCCTGCGTCTCCCTTCACAATCACCGAATCTCAGCTAGTCAGCAGCACTGCAGTACTGACAGCTCTCTATGCAgagaagggagaaagaaagggaaacagaaagacagacagacagacagacagacagggagtgAAAGAGTCTCCCCTGACATATTTTAGTCAATCTGGGGGAAGGGTGATTACTAAAAACCCGCAAACATAATACAAAGCTGCGGCAAACCTGCTGGTATTTTATTACTTTGAATTTGTACCCCACCCcaacctctctgtctctctctctttctttcctctctgtaAGTGGTGTGATCATCAAAAAGAATCATGTGCATAATAGATTGGCAGcccatgtgtgtttgcatgttccGTCACTTGTATGATGTCCTCTAAACCTGATTTAACAATTATGAAGCTTCTGATTTGCACGTCTCTATCACACTCAAGCATTTCACATAAAGTGCATTCATACAATGCTTTAATatgaacacatgcacacacacacacacacaccatagctgataaaaaacaaaaaactataaGCGGGTGACAATTTATTGAGGAGTCTTATCGCACACTGCTGGATAAAATAGATTGGACAAACCCATGCAGTGTGAAAATGCATGTAGAGTGTGTCTGTTTATCTAGAGCAAGAGACAAAAGGAGAAAGGGATTGATTGCACTGCATTAACTCAAATCTGGATTGTGAGGATGAAATTTTCCTGACATGGACAGAGCCCTGGGAAAACCTTCTGTCCCAGagtaatacatttaaatgtcaccttttcattttttcccATCTTCTTTGTCCCCTTAACTATAGCTAATAGTTTTTGGAGATCAGACCCATATCCTACTGCTTCAGGGGTTTCTGGcaaaacatccaaaataaaTCCTCACAAGAACTATCAATAGCCCAATCTGCATCTCCTGACACTCACGTGCTGTTGTTGAAACAAATGCAATTACCCAAATGTGACTTTTATTGTTGAACATCTTTCAGGTGACAGAACATGCCAGACCTCACATATCCTTAATTTATCGTGTGCAATAACCTTTTGGCCTAGTTTGATCCAGGGTCTGTTATGGACCTGAAATACAACTTTCGTGTAGCCTACTCCGTAGGCTACTCTGATTGGATCGTCAAGGTGTCACTCAGGTCACTGTTGAGTTATTTGCATGAGGAGGAGACTATAAATAAGTAATGGGTTAGGAAACGCCTTCCCAGGCGCACTCCGTTGATGCAGTCGGGACACGAGCAACACCGAGCTACTGTCTGAAAAAAAATACCAGCAAGATGTCTTATAGAACAGCTCCACAGTCTTCTTACAAGAAGATGTTTGGCGGGGAGAGAGTCTCGACCAGGATCAGCTACTCCAGCCGCCAGTACTCCAGCCCGGTGCGCTCCTCCCGGGTATCCTAcggtctctcctcctcctccgcgaAGACCCAAAGGCTCCGGAGCAGCGCAGCCATGCCCCGGCTGGCCTCCGAGAACTTGGACTTCTCCTTGTCCGACGCCATAAACAGCGAGTTCATGACGAACCGCACCAACGAGAAAGCTCAGATGCAGTCGCTCAACGACCGCTTCGCCAACTACATCGATAAGGTCCGCTTCTTGGAGCAGCAGAACAAGATTCTGCTGGCGGAGCTGGAGCAGCTGCGGGGCAAAGGCACGTCCCGGGTCGGAGATCTGTACGAGGACGAGATGCGGGAGCTGAGGCGCCAGGTGGACCAGCTCAGCAACGAGAAGGCCCGGGTTGAAGTTCACCGGGATAACCTTGCAGACGACATAGACAGGCTGAGAGAGAAGTATGGAGGCGTGGCACGTCTCTGTGCTCCCCTGTGTGATGTTTAAGAAACTCCATACAGATTTTGTTATGTTGTAGGCCTATAAATCAGATACGTTAGTATCAGTAGGCCTATGTGCATGCCCCATTTATTCATAACCTTGTTATATAGACTTAATTACAGGCTATAGCTAGTAActagtaaaatatatatataccagcTCTGTGTCTGGGTGAAGATTATCTCGCACTGAAATGTTTTCATGAAGAAGTGGAGGCAGAAAAGGCAAACAGAGCTGGGgaggcagaaaaaagggtcatGTCATGCTTTTAAGGTGGAAGGGAAGAGTCCCATcagctgttaaaataaaatgcctgCTTTTTGTCTCTGCAGGTTGCAGGATGAGATATGCCAGCGGGAGGAGGCTGAGGGCAGCCTGCACAGCTTCAGACAGGTACAGTACAATTCATGTTGTGAACTatagatcacacacacacacacacacacacacacacacacacacacacacacacacacacacacacacacacacacacacacacagacacaaagagagtAATAATAGGGAATGACCTTAGTTTTCAACAGCAGAAGATGCTGATGACTACTGAGCACTGCCCCACCTATCCTGCTATtctgctttgaaaaaaaaactaaattgacATCAAGTGATGTAAAACCTCAATTATCTCAATGAGGCTTACATCTAACAGTTATGTGGTGTAAATGTCCATTTGGTCCCCTAACTGATCTCTATCTAATTATTGCTCATGAGCTGCAGAGACAGGAATGCACTCTTCTGATGGCACAACAGCAGATTCTAGTCATGATCCAAAATAACTGTAGAGCAGAACTGACCCTGTCCTGGTACAAAAGGCCAAGTTGTGACTGTTGAGTTAAATCAGGCCTGCAATGAGGAGATCTTTTTAAGTCTGACTGGTCACACTGAATGAGCTGGACAAAACAGTGTGGACCCAATGTGGTTATCAGAGCGAGAAGACAAGCCACCATGTGATCCGGCTGTCTCATTCAGGGAGAGCATCAGCACATTAAAATCTCACTCGTTTGTCAGTCATTGTTCACTACCACTGGGTTTCATTGTGATTAATGAAGAGATGATGAGTCGTGGAAAGAGTTTCAAATCAGTGTCACGctacaaagaaaacaacaaaaacgagGTGCATTTGCATAGCTGCAGACATAaataagagtaaacttaaattCTCCAGTGATTTTGTGCTTGCAGTATGTTATTAATACTTTGCACCATCACAAACTTGTCTATATGAATAGCAGGAAGGAAGTCCTCTGTGGCCTGCCATGGTGCCACAATGCAAGGCCTTGCAGCTGGCTGTCACTCAGTCAGGCAGAGAGTCACTCTTCCAGCCCTGGGCCTGTTTGGGGAAACCCTGCTGAATAGCAGACTTTGTTTGTGGCATTATAGCAAGAGCAAAGCTCCTTTATTCGCTGATACCTCAATTACCAGCCTGCCAACGCCCTGACAAAGCACAGCGGTGCGGTGCCACAGCGAGTGTGTACGTGCGAGTGATAGAATGAAATAGAATATAGTAGGATGTTTTGAATACAATAGTGTTTTACATTATAGTGATTTTTCTTAGTAAGAGAACATTTGCGTCATGCTTAATTCAGTGAAGTTATGAATGGTAAGATGCAGTAATTATTGTAATTACTGTATCTTAAAGACAGGCACACAGTAAGAGAGCTTCCAGTGGAATGACTAAATTTCTACCAAAAGAACCAATAGAAACCTTCAAGTCAAGAATGCAGTTAGGTAAGAATAAATGGGATTAAGGGCCTCTTGAATAATGCTTTGTGGCTCTGGGTGATCTACAGTGTGTCCTTTTATTAAATCAAATTCATTTATATAGGGATTGCAACAATCTCACTGAATTCCCTTTTAACCTCTTTCCCAGAAGGAAGGATAGGCATCTAAGTTTTTCTAAACCTTACCAAGTAGTTTTtctgcctaaacctaaccaacctgCGTCCATTTCACATCTTGTGTTTAACAGTGTGTTTAAAATGCTCCTGTGGGTTGTACTTCCTGCCACTGTTAGGGACACTAGTTAATGAAATGCTcctatgggtcgtattagatagataaatagatagataggaataaacaacctatatgGTTGTAtagtttggaggatttggtggGAGTGACATCTGTCATGTGCCTGCAGTTGATTTCTATTGGATGCATGTGTTTGTGACCTTTCCTCGTTACACAATGGgtcattgtgtgtatgtggctgttgtgtgagtgtgtctgtacAGCATGTTTGAGAGagcattttctttctatatcAGCAAACACATAATGCGTAATTCATGTTACCTTCACAAGTCACCTTATTAAGAGTCAGTGTCACTACACAGGATGTGGACAATGCTGCCCTCGCCAGATTAGACCTAGAGCGAAAGGTTGAGTCACTCCAGGATGAAATCAACTTCCTCAAGAAGCTGCATGATGAGGTAAGCTTCATTTTTTTCTGGCAAAAGCTGACTGCAGAAACACTGTGCATGTACTGCCTAATAAGCTAAAGACACCCTTATGACTACTGGGCCAAATCATTTGAGGTATTTGTTAATCTGGTCAGAGTACCAAATCGGTAGGGTTGAATGCATCAGTGCAATTAAATACAGCTaggaaagtcatggaaaagtatataaatgaacattaaaataaaactctACATACTCGCAATGCTGTCCTCAATGTATGTCTTCTGAGTaagcaaaaaagtatttgtacaTGCCAGTTCTATTGATTCTATTGCAGGAAATGCTGGAGCTGCAGACCCagatccagcagcagcagcatgtgcAGGTGGACATGGAGATGGTTAAACCTGACCTTACAGCTGCTCTGAGGGACGTCCGTCTGCAGTATGAGAACCTGGCCTCCAAAAACATTCATGAGTCTGAGGAATGGTACAAATCCAAGGTAAAGATTTTCTACAAGAGAATGTGGtgtaattttaaaaatgttcaagAAATTCATGTAATCCCACATTCTGCACATCATTTTAGATCTATAAAATATAAGGCGGCgataatcaatatttttctgTTAGCAATTGATCACATGACTACTCCTAATCCCCTTAATTCTATGAAgtattttattgtcttttagctcttttgttttggttttctgacccccaactttactgttttggatAATTTTTCATGGCCCTCGTCAGCGTTGTTTTTGGCTGCAGTAGGCACTATCTGCCCAGCACCAGATGGctgacaaagttagcaactaacTGGTGAACTCTTgaggagcatttagcagctaaggaGACACATATCCCCCCCAGGACTTAGTAGAGatcaaaacagagctaaaatagagtgaatattgaacttACATTCACCAAGTGGCCAGAAatacaactccaaatgaatgataatgttgctcctCATCTGCTTGATTTGTATATAGGTATTGactgtttgctaacaaattTGCCATATCAACCTAAAAAGTTATAGTGTCACTGTTGTGTTAACAGCGTGTTCCCACTGCCCCATGTTTCCCCAAAAATctgctgttttaaatttttttcttaaaaaagtcatTCAATCATCTGCCAACATACTGAAAAGCAATgcaatgtccacgagtaggctaccatgaataggacaggacaagatcatagagacacaggggatgagatgactgacaaaatcaggagtagcctatgcgcaccacaacaacaaaaacactggtgaatgcgcaccataacacatgaaaaaacacacaagggcagtccctccagaatttcgcagcctttttttgagatttttgCGGCACAAAATTCCTGATTTCGCGGGAGCTTTAGTAAAAAATTTCGATACAattgcgatgtcttttgtatgtttgttgcaatgaagttgcggaaGACAGTAAAGTTGAAAATAAAGTTTGAAtcttttttgtatagttctctaaaaataaaaaggaaacttgttttggggagaataataattattactattaattaattactctgggctgagatttcctaggaaccttaccaaaaaggctcagtataaaatgttggtataatatgaaaatggctggtggatttaagacaaaaaaataacaatttattgaatgaatcaaatatgaacatatctgtcactgtcagtggcttgttgatctttacattgttagttaatttcctattgtgggctgggacacacattcatacggtttgataaagtacttattggactttaacttatcattgcacttacaataacgagcgtagctgtcctcaatttaggtcatcctgtacgtctcatctgcggtttttcctgcatccaccgtgtgtgattCTTAGGTGTGATTGTGTGAAATCGGTCTGAAATGCTTTGcatggtctttcgctgtacgttttgttggtaaatgtgagatgtcaCACACGTCTcttcttcataacagaaacaaggaaattaatttgacccgttctcactcccgcttggtcagtggcgtCACGTGGTACTGCTGGGATTGTCGCAAGTAATGAAAATGCGATAGggggccccggctgtcaatcaatatcttccagtgatgcaggcccctgattggtccggGCCCGTGAGAAACACGTACCCTGCTTAATGATAGTTACGCGTCTGTCTGCAAGCCTCTTGTGGCCACATCTTTCATCACATGCTTCACGCTATCTGCCATAGTCACTCTCCCTCAACCTATGACTCATCATTTATTGACCAGTTGACTCAGTTCTAACCTgtgctctctgtgtttgtcactGGGATCGCCAGTTTGCTGACCTCACCGAAGCGGCAGCCAGGAATAATGATGCTTTGCGACTGGCCAAGCAAGAGGCCAATGACTATAGGCGCCAAGTTCAGTCACTTACTTGTGAGGTGGATGCCCTTAAAGGAACTGTGAGTATGCAACATTAGGCTTATACTTTACTGCACATGATAATAATGCAAAACCTCACATTTTTCAATCACTTTGTAGCTGGAATCAAATAAATGGAGCACAGAAAGTACAGAAACAACTGCATGATTAAATAATGATGCAGCAAATGGATACACATCCAGgtcacaaaagcaaaaaaaaattaataaatcacctttctattttatttctatttgaaGTTATTTTCACTCCCTAAGTGTTATTTTGATCCCACTTGGTTGCTGTCCCAGAACGAATCCTTGGACCGCCAgatgagagagatggaggagaacTTCTCACTGGAGTCGAGCGGTTACCAGGACACCGTCGGCCGCCTGGAGGAGGACATTCAGAACATGAAAGACGAGATGGCCCGTCACCTCCGGGAGTACCAGGACCTCCTAAATGTCAAGATGGCCCTGGACATAGAGATTGCCACCTACAGGAAGCTGCTGGAAGGAGAGGAGAACAGGTGAAGGATGAAGATCTTCAAAATATCTAGCTGACAGAGATGCTTATTAACATTCATGACATAAAACAAGGACACAGATGTTGATTCGTGGACtgtatttctctcttttcagAATCTCCACCCCTCTGCCAAACTTCTCATCTCTAAACCTGAGAGGTAGAATCACATTCTGCATGTTGATTTCACAGCAGGAGTGTTAGAAttggttataataataataaacacacctctgtttgttttttttttttttagaaacaatGAGTGATTTAAAACCTCATTTTGAAGCTACAAAAACTAAGAAGGTTCTCATCAAGACAATTGAGACCAGGGATGGTCAGGTAGAATCCACTTCAAGTGATTTTCAATCAATGAAGTAGTTTTCTGATGATAATTTAAGCTCAGACAACCTTGCTAACCTTTTCTTTGTCCTTACATCCTGGTTCAGGTGATCAACGAGTCAACCCAGAACCACGATGACATGGAGTAATAATGTCTTTGCCAAACAATCAACAAAAGCAATACTAAGAAATACATTTCACCGGGGCTACAAGCaagcaaacaacacaaaaagcaAACAGCTTCGAAAAGTGCCTTTTATATGTGTTGAACAAGTAAGCCTGTTAGTTGACACAGACTGTATTTTGCTTCCTCCTCTGCTGTTGTCACATTTGTTTAGACACAATAATGAAATCAGCACAACATAGAAATCCTTATTGAGGTCTACAAAAATCTTTCTTTGTAACCAAAGTAGTATTTTTTGATCAATACAGCATGCACACTCCAGGAAatctgtatgctaaatatgtcACAATTGCCTGTATGCAGCAATAAACCAGTAGGACTGTATCTCAATACTGTGCACACAAGGTGTAATACTTTGCTGGTATTTGGTATTTGCTGGTAGTGCTGATAATAGGTTTATGGTGATGAAGTAGAAGTAGTAAAACAATTCCTCATGTGAATAAAAGGTTAAATTGTCATATTTTAAGTAACAACAACATCCACATTTGCAAGTAACTAAATTGTGCAACTTAAAAGCtttatttagcttaatttaTTCTTAATGAGGTAAAAACTGTACATGCATCAGCTGTTACAAAATTGTCCAGGTGTATTAACATAATCATCatgatttttatgtttttgaaagCAGATATAAGACACTACAGACCAGAATAAACATTTATAGAATACACAGAATAAAACGACTTTCTTATTCAGGAGCTTCAGCAGGGTCCTCTGGTTGGTGTCTCCTGGTTTTCACCATGCCACCGCTTTAAATCAACATCTCtcaacaaaaactaaatattgcagtttttgttgagaaatttgCAGGGCTGTTGTATTGGACATTAGATTGTTCATGTGGACTTAATGAACTGTTCACTCAGTGTGCAGTGTCACACTTTTGGTGTTCATAGTTTATTGATGGCTTTGTCTTGGTGGATCCATCACGTCCCAGGAACATTTACAGCCGAATACTACAGGGACTGTCTTACTGAAAGGAGGAGTTGGGTCTTACAGAGTAGACAGAAGTAACATTAGTGTAATTAAGAACAAACTTAATTAAGGCATAGTTACAACTGCTAAATGTACCTCGAGGCGAGATCGTTTTGCCAACTGTGGTTTTAAGAGTGAACTTTGAAACTCAACTTTTAGGCCAACACAGACGACTAATTGTTCATAAAAAAACGAAATTTGAAAATCTACAATTCCAAGACAACTGGGCAAACTCCATTGAATGATGCTGCTCCAGGACGGCTACTAGGTAAGATTGTTTATCAATTGTAAAAGGCTTTAAAAATGATGATCTGTCACAGGTCATTTGTTCAAAATGCTTTCAAAATGTATGGACGCTGACATTGCATTCTAAGATAGACTGTGCTGTGTTATGATATTACCAAGTACATTTAataaagtactgtacttaagcacAATTTGAGATAGTTTACATGAGCATGTTTGcttctttatacttctactccacttcaAAAGTAGAATATTGCACTCGGAAGTAcaatattctactttttactcccactacatttatctgacagccatagttagttttcagattacatttcaCATAAATCATGATTTGTTCATAAATAATGATGCAATATTtcattaaactacccaacagtatatacagttgttaaaattagctccacctcaACCAGCTTACATTACTTTGCACACATGTATCCAATACAGTACTATAACACAACAATAGGCCATTCTGCGGCATACTGAGTACTTTTAGTTTTGATGCTTGTGCATTTTGCAGATAATATCTTACTGCTATGATTTTATTCAaataagattttgaatgcaggccTCTGTAATGGagttattttacattattgCATTGCTACAGTTTgacaaaatgacattttatCATTACAAAGTTATGCTTATTTAGTCACGGGGCAAAATAATTGTTCAAAATAATATCATGATAATTGATGCTGCCCAATGATAACATCTAATGTTAATGTGTGGAAAATAAGATACTTTATTTGACTGCCATCTGTCGGTGATTAATTTCAATTGAACTACCTTCAGTGGTGGGTCATTTCCAGCAGGCTATGTTTTGTCAGAAGTAGCAAGATGCTTGATAAAATCACATTTATCCCAGATACGTTAAAAACGTGATGTTAAGGAAAATCTACCGGTATTCTTATAATTATCATAAACAATATTAGGCCTCTTTAAGTCAGTGCATGTGTCTTTCTGCCCATTTTAATAATCCGGGATACTTGGCAGTTAATTAATGTCGCTAGTTTCGCGGGTCTGCCCCGAGAGATCCGCGTGTCTGTAGGCAGAGCAACTTACTTCTGTGACGTCAGTCTGAGGAGACACAAACCGAGGGAGACATGCCGACATTCTCCGGTTAAACTCTGTTTTTCGGTTCTTTAATCAATTTGATATCTTTCTGTCGGTGAATTTATCTAAAAATGACAAGCTAACAGGTTGTGGATGACAGACGTGGGGTTTGTTCGTTGGTTTCGCAGAGTTAAACAAACATGGTGTCAAGCATAGATAtacaacattttgttttgttttattgtgtcaAGTTTCAACCGGTTTTGAGTGGCACGAGAGGTAACCTCAGAGTAACCGATTCCGACTGAAGCTTTTTAACCTTTGTTTGGGGATGGGCTCGGTGACTTCTGCTCTAACACGGACAAGAAACGCGTTGGTGAAAGTGGGTTCAGAGCCGGAGGACCCGGACAGAAGCCAGTCCGCTCCGCAGTCGGACCGGGCCAAGAAGAAGAGCACGCGGTTCAACGTCTCGAGCCAAACAGGACGGCAGAGTTCCCGCCAGGCGCTGTCCGAGGTGCTGAGCAGACAAGACTCCGTCGGAGCTAAACGCACTTTGAAGAAAAACACTTCTGACGGCCATCAAAGCAGTAAGTTTAACAGTTACTGAGCTTGTAACGTAAGAAGCTACCCACCTGTTGGTTTAATGTGCATTTGTTGCAAAGAAATCCTAATATACCGTGCTTTTTTTAAGTAGAgcctacttgtactttacttgggtATTTGATTTTTATGCTATtttgtacttctacttcactacatttcagaccAATTTTTCATACAAAACACATGATCAGTTTATAAAAGATGATGCATTGTTCTATAACTACCAaacagtagcctactgtacatgAAGCCTAAACGCTCCACCTCAAGGAACTATACGTTTGATACTTTTTGTTGCTAATACTTATACTTTTACTTATACAATTTTAGTTGCAAGACGTTTTACTTGTAATGGCGtatttgcagtttttttttgcatcctttacttttactcaagtaaatgatTTGAATGCTTCTTCCACCACTAATGGCAAATATACATTAGGCTATTCATAGcggacattttgacttgtcaggAAAAAGCACAGGTGAAACTAGTAAGATTAACGATCCCTGTAAACCATTCCAGTGAACCAGCAGCAGGGCCCTGAGAAAGCTTATTTAAATGGGATGCAGTTCTTATTTATGTTATtgattacacttgtgcttttcctgctgtgaaatgtcaacatgtctgctgtgaaaacagttttttcttttaccaGGGACAGCAGTACTCTTAATTTCAAAAGTGTACACTACCACTTTCTATAAAGGCTCCTCCACAAAAACGTTCTTAGTTATAACTAATTCTATAACTATtcataattattaaataatttacTAATGCTTTATACCTTAGATCAGCTACAAGTAATTAAACACTTGGGGGCATTTTGCTGCCTAATGGTTTAACTTTGGTTGAGAAGTACGTTTTGCTTGTAATGATTCTGTACTGCAAGTAAACTTTTAGTAAAGTATCtgaaaattgtacttaagtactgttTCTCAGTACATACTTTACACCACTGACATGCAGTTTAACCATGCAGTTAATCTATGTTTGGCtttgtactttttttaattgatcACCAACTAAAGGTTATATGTATAGAGCACACTCCTTCACTCAATGATGTAGGAGTCAGTGAATTATAGTAGTTGGCTATCATAGTGATAAATGGCCACTCAGTTTGTGAAATTAGCAAATTTAGTA encodes:
- the LOC120568742 gene encoding vimentin A2-like: MSYRTAPQSSYKKMFGGERVSTRISYSSRQYSSPVRSSRVSYGLSSSSAKTQRLRSSAAMPRLASENLDFSLSDAINSEFMTNRTNEKAQMQSLNDRFANYIDKVRFLEQQNKILLAELEQLRGKGTSRVGDLYEDEMRELRRQVDQLSNEKARVEVHRDNLADDIDRLREKLQDEICQREEAEGSLHSFRQDVDNAALARLDLERKVESLQDEINFLKKLHDEEMLELQTQIQQQQHVQVDMEMVKPDLTAALRDVRLQYENLASKNIHESEEWYKSKFADLTEAAARNNDALRLAKQEANDYRRQVQSLTCEVDALKGTNESLDRQMREMEENFSLESSGYQDTVGRLEEDIQNMKDEMARHLREYQDLLNVKMALDIEIATYRKLLEGEENRISTPLPNFSSLNLRETMSDLKPHFEATKTKKVLIKTIETRDGQVINESTQNHDDME